TCATCTCGGAATCTGTGACGGTTATTATCGGATCCAATTGAACTCGTTTCTTCGAGATCCAaagtctctctcttttgttctgATTCCTTCTCAATTGCTTGCTCTCTTACAACCCATTAGCTCCGTGTTGATAAATAAGCTTACTTTACATTTACATTCTCATTGCAGTGACTTTGATCAAACCTGTGTGGGATTAAAGATGGCCATGGTGGATGAACCCTTGTATCCCATCGCTTTGCTCATTGACGAGCTCAAGAACGATGATATACAGCTCCGCTTGAACTCCATCCGTCGCCTTTCCACAATATCTCGCGCCCTTGGAGAGGAGCGCACGAGGAAAGAGTTAATCCCCTTCCTGAGTGAGAACAGTGACGATGACGACGAGGTGCTCCTTGCAATGGCCGAGGAGCTAGGAGTTTTTATCCTTTATGTTGGAGGACTCGAGCACGCGCATGTGCTTCTCCCTCCTCTTGAATCTCTCTGCACCGTTGAAGAGACCTCCGTGAGAGAGAAAGCTGTGGACTCGCTTTGCAAGATTGGTTCTCAGATGAGGGAAAGTGACCTTGTCGACTCCTTCGTCCCTCTTGTGAAGGTAGTAGGGGGGAGATATAGTTTTTAGCGTTAAGATACACAtccttttgttaatttattttgcttTAATCTTATGTAGATACTTGCAGCTGGTGAATGGTTTGCAGCGAGAGTTTCCGCGTGTGGTCTGTTTCATGTTGCGTACCAAGGTTGTACTGATGTGTTGAAGACAGAGTTAAGGTCTAGTTATAGCCAGTTGTGCAAAGATGATATGCCTATGGTGCGAAGAGCTGCTGCTTCTAATCTGGGGAAGTTTGCTACAACTGTGGAGTCTAGCTATTTGGTTGGTGAGATCATGACTATGTTCGATGATCTTACTAAAGATGGTAGGTTCTTTATATGCTCTGTCTTATTACTATATGTGCTCATCTTTTAGAAACGCTTTAGACCCGGAGAGCAATGGTAGATAAATCGCAGTTGGAAACTACATAGCAAGGCTTGATGCATGCTAAATttgtttaaacttcaaatttctTTTCAGAGCAAGATTCTGTTAGACTGTTGGCTGTGGAAGGCTGCGCAGCTCTTGGAAAGTTGTTGGAACCCCAGGAGTGTGTTGCACGCATTTTACCTGTTATTGTTAATTTCTCTCAGGTGAATAGAGTTTTTGCTTTTCATTCATTTATCTGCATTGGTAGTTGCAAGTTTGCAGtcctaatgttttttttaatgacaTATGGTTTGTTTTGTGAGAGCAGGATAAATCTTGGAGGGTGCGGTACATGGTTGCTAATCAGCTGTATGAACTTTGTGAGGCAGTGGGTCCTGATTCCACAAGGTATGTGAGCATTACTAAAAGTTTTCTTTATGGCATTCTTTAAACTTTTACGTTTGggcatatattaatattttgacacaatttttttatgttgtaaaaTCTTTAGGACGGATTTGGTTCCAGCATATGTGGGACTGCTACGAGACAACGAGGCTGAAGTGCGAATAGCAGCAGCAGGTAAAGTGACCAAGTTCTGCCAGCTTTTGAATCCAGAGCTTGTGGTTCAGCACATCCTTCCTTGTGTCAAGGTACCttctatatattgatgaatCTCCTCAAATACCATAACAAGCATGTTGTATGATGACATATGACTCATGGTAATAATGTTATCCCAACTCTTGTCTGGCAGGAATTATCAACCGATTCATCTCAACATGTCCGCTCTGCTCTTGCTTCTGTAATAATGGGGATGGCTCCTATCCTTGGCAAAGTATGAAACTGAAGATAGCTAACATTTGCCACATCATGTTTACCTTATCAGTAATTATATTAACATACTAAAACCTTCAATACAGGATTCAACCATTGAGCATCTGCTACcaatttttctttcccttttGAAAGATGAATTTCCTGATGTACGGCTCAACATCATAAGCAAGCTAGACCAAGTCAACCAGGTTTGCTGCATATCCCTCTTTCGCATGTATTAGCTAAGCTACTTACGTTGCTTCTCTGTTTTTTCAACTTGTAACTGAATATCTTTTACTGTTAGGTTATTGGGATCGACCTGCTGTCACAATCCTTGTTACCAGCGATTGTAGAGCTTGCTGAGGATCGTCACTGGAGAGTTCGGCTTGCTATAATTGAATACGTTCCTCTGTTGGCTAGCCAGTTAGGTATAGGGTTCTTTGATGACAAGCTTGGAGCCCTTTGCATGCAATGGCTGCAAGACAAGGTTGCCTGAATCCTTTGATATTGGCATTAATTAATCATCCACTTGTTCTGGAGAATGACTTTGTTCTCCTTCTCCTCTTTCAGGTCTACTCTATCCGTGAAGCTGCAGCAAACAACCTAAAGCGCCTTGCAGAGGAGTTCGGTTCTGAATGGGCAATGCAGCACATAGTTCCACAGGTTTGTTCTTATTAACATCGGTATTGTTTGAGCTGCATATGTAGAGTTCCATATTgaccttttcttttgttttcatgtAGGTACTGGACATGGTAACCAATCCGCACTACCTACATAGGATGATGGTTCTACGAGCAATATCTCTCATGGCTCCTGTAATGGGATCTGAAATTACATGCTCTAAGTTTCTTCCTGTGGTGGTTGAGGCATCAAAAGACAGGTAAAAACATTAGAGATGACTTTGGCTAACTTCTTCAAGAAAGCATCATAGTTTTTAACGTGTTTGTTGTGCTAATAATCTCTGCAGAGTTCCAAACGTCAAGTTCAATGTTGCAAAACTTCTGCAATCCCTCATCCCCATAGTCGACCAATCAGTAAGATgagagattaaaaatataacacaaTTGCATCGAATATATAGTGCAGGTTGTTGAACTTTGGTTGTCTCAAAAAAATTGTAGGTGGTGGAGAAAACAATACGTCAGTGTTTGGTGGACCTGAGCGAGGACCCTGATGTTGATGTTCGATATTTTGCAAACCAAGCCCTTCGTTCCATTGACGGTGCCGCAGTGGCACAATcctgattttttgtttttcaaatgtATTAGTGATGTATAATCTTTAATCCTGAATATTATTTGTGTTCTTTGCATATTACCTTGGTTTGTTTGTGTAAAACGCCATTTTCGATTGCTGGCTGGCTATGAACTGCATTTATATATTAGtgatatataatcttttaatccTATTATTTGTGCTGTCTGCTATCTCGCTGGTTTATTGATGTAAAACGCTAGTATGGTTGCTTGGGTATGAACTgcattttatatatctatagtAAAATTGTATTCCTTAGTTTATTTTCTCTGTGTTAAATGCCTTTGTTTCCAATACATTCTTCTTAGTTTACCTAGAAAGGGCTTAGTTTGGCTTAGGGTATGAATGGTGGTGACCAAAGAATGATGGAGAATAATgcattttttatatgttttaaaaaaaaattattatttacaaggaataattttttctctcattttttttttcttagagaaataaaaaacaaaataattcttATGAACAATTATTTCTTTTCATTCTTACTATTTTATTCTTTACTTTCTTTCatatttgttcttcttgtttctaGAATGATCAATAGTCGGACTCTTATAGATTTCCTTTCAACAAAATCAAATTCAACTCGAGTGGTATAAGGGAAGTGGATTGCTACGTTTTGATCAAGCACATCGTCCACAACTTATAACCATGATTTtgacaacaaaaagaaaaaaaagggacATGCGCTGTGCTATGGTAATACTATCTAGAACCTCTAGCTCACCAGAAGGAGTAATTAGTCTTAATCTTCACCAATCAGTTTTGAGGCAGGGGGACAAAAACTTGCAAGTTCTGTTGAgaacacatttatatatatattctgatgTGACGTCTTTATCGGTGATGCGCAGTAAAAGGCATATATATCCACAGTGACGAAACCCAAGGAACAACACATTTATTTTTAGCATCTTTCTGAACTCTAGTTAGGTTTCTTGGGTCCCACACAATATTTATCGTTCCAGGTGGCAAGATCTCAAGGGCTAAAGAATCCGAAtcgaatcgaatcaaattcacccccaaaagaaaaataaaaaagcatTCATCTTTTTCACTCCTGTATCAGCTGCAAGTTTTCGGAGTTTGAAGCTGATTCGGAAGCCATGAGCTCGGTTTTGCAGGTACAGTCAAAAGATATCTgtcgattgtttttttttgttttctctgtcGGATGGTTAATCTttaggttttatttttatattttatttagggTTTTACCAAGTCACTGGCGATGACTTTTGTATCGGAGATTGGCGACAAGACGTTTTTCGCTGCTGCCGTAAGTTTTGTGTTCATCTTTGCTTTTGCTTGGAGTGTTTAAAGTCAATGGCTTTTCTGTCGGATTTGCCTCTTTCTAGTTTAAAGTCAACATTTGAAATTGAGTGAAGATTGGAATtactcttcctttttttatgtTGACATCCTTTTGTTCTTTCAAACAGATATTGGCGATGCGTTATCCGAGGAGACTTGTGTTGGCTGGTTGTGTGTCCGCTCTTATTGTACGTTTTCTTGACTCAGTTTGACTTTGTTGGTTTCAGTGATATTTTTTGGAAGCTCATGTCCTTTGCTCATTCTTAGGTCATGACTATCCTCTCTGCTACTGTTGGATGGGCTGCTCCTAATCTGGTAGGTTTTTGCCTTCTGTACtacttttttgttttgcttgcACCTGCTCAGATTGTAgtttgatttagtttttttttcttactagtTCCCTTTTGTGAGGGACATTTTCAATCTTTTTTACTAAATGCTGATTCGaaccctctcttttttttgcagATCTCTCGCAAGTGGACTCATCACATAACGACATTGTTGTTCTTTGGTTTCGGGCTATGGTCTTTGTGGGACGGTTTTAAACAAGGAGGAGGGTAATAGTTTTCTTTCATCAGTTTTTGATGTCATGAGGATCAATATTTGACATCCAAGattattgattttttctttGCTTGGCAGGGAATCAGAAGAATTGGCTGAAGTCGAAGCAGAACTGGTCTGTTTTGTCTTTCCTCACGCTCTCATTCTCATTTTTTAGATATATGCGTTTGTGGTTTGACTCtctcttgtgtgtgtgtgtgtattatCACAGGATTCTGATTTGAAGGCTAATGGTAAAGCTACAAAAGATAACAACAGTAAGGTAtggaactaaaaaaaaaaacccaagattacACAGACTGATTTTATGCGCTATGTTTTCACAAAATCATCTCTTGTCATTGTAGATTGAAGATGAAAACAAAAAGCAGAACAGGCCATTCCTCACACAATtcttctctccaatctttcTCAAGGTAAGAACTTAAGAGCCTCTCAGAATCTtctctctcaaaaaaaaaaagcaataaaCCTTTCTGAAATTTGTTTCATGTGTTTGTATCTCCATCTCTTCTTGCAGGCATTTTCGATTAATTTCTTTGGTGAATTTGGTGACAAGAGTCAGGTTTAGCTCCTCACTTACTCGATTAACTGACTCAATATTTAAATACTCACCATAACTTCTTCCTTTTAAACAGCTTGCTACAATTGGTTTAGCCGCAGATGAAAATCCGTTTGGGGTGGTCCTTGGCGGAATTGTGTAAGTTTTCACTGTAAAACCACTAGAGTCGTTTTGTGTTTGAAAGCAATGTTGCTGACTAATCTTGTGCCTAGACAGAGCACAGCTATTGTGCACCACTGCTGCTGTGATTGGAGGAAAGAGCTTAGCTTCTCAAATATCCGAAAGAATAGTAAGAGAACATCCTTTTCTACATTCGAAACAACAGAACTTAACTCGGGTCTAATGGTGTTGTTGTTGCAGGTTGCTCTTTCTGGTGGAATGCTTTTCATTATTTTTGGCATCCAATCGTTTCTCACTTCTGTTGAGTGAGGCctagttttgtttgtttgctgtagtgcagatgatgatgatgaaaaagGAGCATCAGTACACTATAGTTTCTTAGATGATTTAATACTTGATATTACATGTTTTACACAAGTTACTTACAGAAAACAAATCTTATCTACAGTTACAAGAAATACATTTAAACAGGCTTAAACAGACTTCAATAAAGTTGACGTtcccttttttttgtttcaatgaATTTATGTGATTGATTTTGAAGTTGGTATGTGAATGCAAACGAAGAGAAATCCAAAATGATAGAAGTAACAGCGTTCCTGAATTTGATTTGACGtggtgaaaaataaaaacaaccaAGTGCATACCAAAAAGGTGCGAGAAACATTTTCAGTACAGAGCTTAGCTTGTAATAACTTTGTATCCATCACGCCTACTATAATGCCAAATGTTCTTCTATAGACACAAACAAGAGAAGCTCCAAAATCCAACAGCCGTACGGTAACCATTCACTGTATactccaaaaaaaacaaaaaagagaaaccattgaaaacaaaaaaaatctccaagGAACATAGATACAACAAAAAGCCTGTTCTTAAAATCAGAAACGCTACTAATCCCCAAGCATCAGAAATATATGCGAATGTGGCGATGTTGAGACTTGAGAATGTGTATCAGAAGCAATACCAACAAATTCCACAACGCATTAACCAAATACGGGAACGTGGGGGcgatgttgatgatgatgatcattaTGTGAGTCAATGGATGGTTTGGTTTGGAGAATGGTTCTGCTAGCCGAGGAGATCTTTGAACAGTGTAGGGTTCTGACTTGTTGGGTTCACACCCATCTGTCTAACAAGAGCATCTTTCTCCAGAGCTTCCTTTGAGTTTGGTCCTTTTGTGGTTTGAGATTGATGATATGTACCTCTGGAGCTATCAGACAGCTCTGATAAGAGAGAGTCAACACTTGTGGTTGTCTTCACAGGTGCACTTGCATCTGTTGAGTATAGTCCCATCACATCGGTTGAACCTCCACCATCTTGGCTTGAAGACTCCATAAGCCCTTCCAACTCTTTAAAAGGATCCGTCGCTGCAACATCACTTGTGCCAGTTGGCTCGTCAAAGTCGAGCAAGTCTGGTACCGGGATTGGATTTTCCTTAGGGACGGTTGCAGGTTTGTTAGCTGTTCCTTTTGCGGGTTTGTGACCACCAGAAGATGACTTTCTATCAGATcttgacgatgatgatgatccaCCAAACAAGGATGCTGCGAGTCTCTGTTTCTCAGGATCGATTTCCGGTTTCTTTGATTCATAACTGCTTCGAGGTTTTGAGCTAGATGAGGAGGCAACTCCACCACCATCCGAGCGAATACTGGTACCATTTGCTGCTTGcggaggagtagaagaagaagcggATGTGGACGACTGATAGCTGGGTCTACCCCATTTTTGTTTAACTCCATCGAGTCTCAGCTTGATTTCTGATGACTCTCGTTCAGACACGGAAGAAGAAGTTGAAATTGGCTGGTGTGGCTCGCTATAATAAGAAGGCTCGGGTACTGGCACAAGCGCGGCCGAAGCTTGTGATGGTACTGATGGCTTTGGAAGTTCATAGGCTTCGAATCTGAGAGCATGAGATGTAACTTCATGGTGATCTTGAGAATGGTAATCGGTTGTTTCAAACATTCCTCCTGAGCGCTCTCTCTCAGAAACATATGGTTGCGCTCCACTCTCAATAGCTTGTTGGATGTAGCCATTGAGAAATGAAAGATCCTTATCAACCTAAattcagaagaagaaaaaaggacTAAGATTCAAGAAATCCACGTTACAAGGGAATATGCATGAAGAGAAAAGGTTACCTCGATGTCCTCGCAACTAGCATCTAAAGGTAGTATACTCTCCACAGCACGGGCATCTAGTGCAAGGAGAGCCTGAAGTTCATATGCACGTTGCTGCAGATCTGTTGAATGTGAAGCAAGTAGCTCCTCGATCAAAGATTGGCACTGCATTAATAAAACTAATCAGTCCATGACAAAGCAGGGTATAGATCGTGTTCTCGATACCAGAAACGTCTAAAGATACAGACCTCTGGCAGAACATCCACCTTTCTCCAAGATGCAATTTCAAATGCATAAATCTTCATTAGTGCAGTAACAGCATATCCCTTCAAAGAGGACAGAAAACAATTACCACCTTTCAATCAGAAAAAAATGGATTGCGGTAAGATGTAATATCATCACTCGTATGTACATGTACTAGTAAAGAATCCTTCACCAGACATCTATAAATAAGAAAGTTGTAGATTGACGAGTTAGCATGCAATGGGTTCGTCACATTTGCAATGCATTCAGTCTTCACTATGTTTTCCCTATGAAGCTAACATTAACCGAGATCTCAAAGAGAACTCGAATCTAGCAAGAAGCTACACTACAGGAAAAACAACTAAGCAGGCAAAGGTTTATAGGTGCATCATATTTGAATGCAGCGGAGCTACCTTAACAGTTTCGTCACTTGAGTATGCATCAGCCACATCGCACAGCTTTCCACTTATATAAGAGGCAGAATACTTCCCGTCAGCTGTGCCATATTCTCCCAACACCCAAGAAATGACCTGGATATTAAACCCAAAACTTAAGAAGCATAGATTTGATGTGCACAAAGGCAAGTGGAGAGGTCAGAAAACAAAATCGACCTGAAGAAACAGGGATGGAAGCTTTGGCTCGCTGATAATCTGCAAGTACGATTCTACCTGCGTCAAGAAAAGCACACTCATAAGCACAATACGAAAAACAGAGTATCTAAACCAACGAAATAAAACCTGGAAGTAAGACAGATGATCAGAGTTACTCCTAACTTTAAGATTACCATTTGAGTTACCAACTCATTTATGTTTAAGAGGAGTCCATATATCACCAAAACTAGAACACCAATCTCTTTATAAACAAAAGCAGAACGAACACAAATGTAATGAACAACATACAGCTGATAATCTAAGCTTGTTGTCTGCATCGTCATCGTCCTCTCCAAATCCTTCAGCAATCAAACGCATCAGATTATGTGCAACCTTAATATTCACCAAATCTCCTGCATGCTCGAAGACTTTGTTCATGATCTGCAGTATGAGCAATTTTAAATTTCTGTCAACCAAAACAAAAGTATAATAAGTAGGCAGTGTCCAAGGGAGGTCGGCTTGTACCTGGATAAACCATTGATTGCTTGGAGCGAATTGTTCAGCCAACTCAACACAGCGAGATGCTATCTCAGTTTTGTAATGATTATCATTGATACTAATCATGTAATCAATCATTCGGTCTACTATCACTTCTACATTAGAGGACTTGGTCATTTTGTACAACAATTCAAAAGTTTTCCTCTTTAGTGTATCATCTGGATCCTGTTGGAAAGTAGCAGCAAAAGAAACATCAGTGCTGACACGAAAACAAACAACTAAACGAAGTGTTCTTTATAGCTGCTCACCTCCAAACAATCAATCACAGCAAGTTGGTGCTGCTCAGCAATGTCAGAGCTTATTTTAATCAATCGACCAAGACCATCAATCCCCATGTATTTTAGATTGTGACTATCACTCTACAAATAGTTATCACCACAGCGATTTAGACACAATCATCACACGATATACACATACATGTCAGAGAAACACAAAACCTTTAAAAACTTGGAGATAGCCTCAGCAGCATCTTCTAACAGCTTGGGACTTGGAATGATACAAGAGATACATCGAATACACTCATAAAGGATGGCATTCCCTATATTGGTAGATGAATCACACTTTCTAAACAAATCTCCAAGCACCATGTACATCATTTCACTCGCACTCTTATCACCACTACTCAGCAGCGCCATTATCTTCAGCAACTTGATCTAAAAGTGACAAAACTTGATGTCAgcaattacaaaaaatatatatatttttgtattgaaaTCTTTACTAAATCGCCTGCAACCCCCAAAATCTCAGGGCACACATATGAAGGCGAACCTGGATGAAAGGTGCAGGCATTTGATGGTAATCGTAACTCTTTGGCAACTTTCTCTCAGTGACCTGTTTAAGAATGCCTACGAAGCTACTGACTAAATCCTTATACGAAGCAACATCTTCGCTAATGAGATCAAAGAGAGGGCAAAGCGTAGCGCCCATCACTCCCGGATCACTATCACACAACTTCCTCCTGAAATTGGAAACCAAATGCGAAACCGAAGACGGAGACTTCCTATGAAACCTATGCAAAGCCATGATCGCTTTCTTCCTCACAGCTTCTTTCCCGTGATTAAGCAAATCCACCACCTGAGGCAAAACCGCCGGGATCGTCTCCTCGTTAATCAACCTACAAACAGCGTTAAGCGCCGCGCAAACAACGAGGTAGTTATCCGATCTGAGATCTTTCTGAATCGTGTTGACGATGAGGATGATGAGATCGTGATCCTCGTCGAGGAAGAGCGTGACGGCTAAGTAGCCGGTGCGCTTGAGGAGGAGGTTATCGTCGTGAGTCATCTTGACGGCGTGGATGTAGCCGAAGGAAGCGTCGTGGCCTAGCATCTCGATGTAGACGAGGCGGATGATGTACTCTTTCATCTTCCTCTTGGGGACGTCTGGCTCTAGGAGCTTACGTTTGAGTA
The nucleotide sequence above comes from Brassica napus cultivar Da-Ae chromosome A9, Da-Ae, whole genome shotgun sequence. Encoded proteins:
- the LOC106351539 gene encoding serine/threonine-protein phosphatase 2A 65 kDa regulatory subunit A alpha isoform-like, whose amino-acid sequence is MAMVDEPLYPIALLIDELKNDDIQLRLNSIRRLSTISRALGEERTRKELIPFLSENSDDDDEVLLAMAEELGVFILYVGGLEHAHVLLPPLESLCTVEETSVREKAVDSLCKIGSQMRESDLVDSFVPLVKILAAGEWFAARVSACGLFHVAYQGCTDVLKTELRSSYSQLCKDDMPMVRRAAASNLGKFATTVESSYLVGEIMTMFDDLTKDEQDSVRLLAVEGCAALGKLLEPQECVARILPVIVNFSQDKSWRVRYMVANQLYELCEAVGPDSTRTDLVPAYVGLLRDNEAEVRIAAAGKVTKFCQLLNPELVVQHILPCVKELSTDSSQHVRSALASVIMGMAPILGKDSTIEHLLPIFLSLLKDEFPDVRLNIISKLDQVNQVIGIDLLSQSLLPAIVELAEDRHWRVRLAIIEYVPLLASQLGIGFFDDKLGALCMQWLQDKVYSIREAAANNLKRLAEEFGSEWAMQHIVPQVLDMVTNPHYLHRMMVLRAISLMAPVMGSEITCSKFLPVVVEASKDRVPNVKFNVAKLLQSLIPIVDQSVVEKTIRQCLVDLSEDPDVDVRYFANQALRSIDGAAVAQS
- the LOC106347153 gene encoding GDT1-like protein 4, coding for MSSVLQGFTKSLAMTFVSEIGDKTFFAAAILAMRYPRRLVLAGCVSALIVMTILSATVGWAAPNLISRKWTHHITTLLFFGFGLWSLWDGFKQGGGESEELAEVEAELDSDLKANGKATKDNNSKIEDENKKQNRPFLTQFFSPIFLKAFSINFFGEFGDKSQLATIGLAADENPFGVVLGGIVAQLLCTTAAVIGGKSLASQISERIVALSGGMLFIIFGIQSFLTSVE
- the LOC106347151 gene encoding AP-4 complex subunit epsilon; this translates as MEQLKTIGRELAMGSQGGFGQSKEFLDLVKSIGESRSKAEEDRIVLSEIDILKRKLLEPDVPKRKMKEYIIRLVYIEMLGHDASFGYIHAVKMTHDDNLLLKRTGYLAVTLFLDEDHDLIILIVNTIQKDLRSDNYLVVCAALNAVCRLINEETIPAVLPQVVDLLNHGKEAVRKKAIMALHRFHRKSPSSVSHLVSNFRRKLCDSDPGVMGATLCPLFDLISEDVASYKDLVSSFVGILKQVTERKLPKSYDYHQMPAPFIQIKLLKIMALLSSGDKSASEMMYMVLGDLFRKCDSSTNIGNAILYECIRCISCIIPSPKLLEDAAEAISKFLKSDSHNLKYMGIDGLGRLIKISSDIAEQHQLAVIDCLEDPDDTLKRKTFELLYKMTKSSNVEVIVDRMIDYMISINDNHYKTEIASRCVELAEQFAPSNQWFIQIMNKVFEHAGDLVNIKVAHNLMRLIAEGFGEDDDDADNKLRLSAVESYLQIISEPKLPSLFLQVISWVLGEYGTADGKYSASYISGKLCDVADAYSSDETVKGYAVTALMKIYAFEIASWRKVDVLPECQSLIEELLASHSTDLQQRAYELQALLALDARAVESILPLDASCEDIEVDKDLSFLNGYIQQAIESGAQPYVSERERSGGMFETTDYHSQDHHEVTSHALRFEAYELPKPSVPSQASAALVPVPEPSYYSEPHQPISTSSSVSERESSEIKLRLDGVKQKWGRPSYQSSTSASSSTPPQAANGTSIRSDGGGVASSSSSKPRSSYESKKPEIDPEKQRLAASLFGGSSSSSRSDRKSSSGGHKPAKGTANKPATVPKENPIPVPDLLDFDEPTGTSDVAATDPFKELEGLMESSSQDGGGSTDVMGLYSTDASAPVKTTTSVDSLLSELSDSSRGTYHQSQTTKGPNSKEALEKDALVRQMGVNPTSQNPTLFKDLLG